A stretch of DNA from Variovorax paradoxus:
TCTGGAGCGCAATCCCAACCCCGTCTGACCCGGTTCACCGGTTCAGGCGGGTGTCAGCCCCAACACCCACTGCTTGAACTGCTCCAGCGCCCCGGAGGCCGGCCGGCCTTCGGGGTACGCGAAGTAGTAGCCCTGGTGCACGTCGAGGTGCCGGTCCACAGGAATGACGAGTTCGCCGGTGCGCAGTTCCTGCTCGACCAGGATGCGCGGCGCCAGCCCCACACCCATGCCCGCCGCCGCGGCGGCCACCACCATGGTGAACAGCTCGTAGCGCGGCCCGCGCGACGCGTGCACCGTGTACTCCCATTCCTGCTGCGCGTACCAGTCGCGCCACGCATGGGCGCGCGTGCTCAGGTGCACATGGCGGCAACGCTCGAAGCCGGCTTCGTCCCACTGGGCGTGCGCGTCGCGAAACGCGGGGCTGCAGATGGGCACCATCTCGCCTTCGGAAAAGATCAGCCCGCCGCGCGTGTTCGGCCAGAACTGGTCGCCGAAATAGATCGCCGCGTCGTACGCATGCTCCTGGAATGAAAAGGGCTGCGAGCGTGCCGACAGGTTCACCGTGATGTTCGGGTGCAGCCGGCTGAAATCGGGCAGCCGCGGAATGAGCCATTGCGTGGCGAAGGTCGGCACCACGGCCAGCTCGAGCACGAAGCCCATCTCGTGGCCGGCGCTGATCTCCAGCGTGTCGCGGCGGATCTGGTCGAGGTGGCGGCGGATGCGCGCGGCGTACTCGCGGCCCACGTCGGTGAGCGTCAGCCGCTTGCGCACACGCGAGAACAGCGGCACGCCCAGGCGCTGCTCCAGCATCGCCACCTGGCGACCGACCGCGCTTTGCGTGAGCGCCAGTTCGGTCGCCGCGCGGGTGAAGCTCCCCAGGCGTGCCGAGGCCTCGAAGGCCTGCAGCGCGCCGAGGTTGGGAATGTCTTTTCTCATCGCGCTATTCTGGCGGGAGCGTGCGCAGCCCAGGCAACGGCCCGGGCCCGGGCACCGAAGACACCGAAAGGCATCTCATGCGGCGTGTGGCGATCATCGGCGGCGGAGCCATCGGCTCGGCCATCGCGTACTTCCTGGGCGCCGACCCGGCAGGCGAGGCCTTCGACATCACGGTGGTGGAGCGCGACTTCTCGTACCGGCAGGCCTCGTCGGCGCTGTCGGCCAGCTCGATCCGCCAGCAGTTTTCCACCGCCATCAACATCGAGATGTCGCTGTACGGCATCGACTTCTTCCGCACGCTGGGCGACACCCTTCGCGTGAGCGACGGCGACGCGCCCGACATCGGCCTCGTCGAGCCCGGCTACCTGTACCTGGCCTCGGCGGCAGGTGTCGACGTGCTGCGAGAGAACCACGCGATGCAGAAGGCGCACGCGGTGGACGTGGCGCTGATGACGCCCGATGAGCTGAAGGCGCGCTTTCCGTGGCTCTCGACCGAGGGCATCGCGCTCGCATCGCTCGGCCTTTCGGGCGAGGGCTGGTACGACGGCTACAGCCTGCTGCAGGCCTTTCGCAAGAAGGCCGCATCGCAGGGCGCACGGTACGTGCAGGCGCATGCCATGGGGCTGTGCCGCAAGGGCCGCAGCGTGACCGGCGTGCAACTCGACCACGGCGAGACGATCGATGCCGACATCGTCGTCAACGCCGCCGGCGCCTGGGCCGCGAAGGTGGCCGAATGGGCGGGCATCGACCTGCCGGTGCGGGGACGACGCCGCAGTGTGTTCAGCTTCTCATGCCCCGAGACCTTGCCCGGCTGCCCGCTGGTCATCGACACCTCCGGCATCTGGCTGCGGCCCGAAGGTCGCCAGTTCATCTGCGGCTATGCGCCGCCGGAAGACCAGGACCCCGACGACGCGCCACTCGAAGTCGACCACGAAGCCTTCGACAGCTTCATCTGGCCGGCGCTGGCCGAACGCATTCCGGCCTTCGAAGCCGTCCGCATGACCGGCGCGTGGGCCGGCTACTACGAGATGAACCTGTTCGACCACAACGCGATCCTCGGCCTGCACCCGGACTGCGACAACCTGTACTTCGCGAACGGTTTCTCGGGCCACGGACTGCAGCAGTGCCCGGCGGCGGGGCGGGGTATCGCGGAGCTGATCCGCTTCGGTGGTTACCGCAGCCTCGACCTGTCGCCGCTGTCGTTCGCGCGCATCCTCGAGAACCGGCCGCTGCGCGAGAAGAACATCATCTAGCGTTGCTGCTCCACCGGCTTGATGTCGCCCACGGGCGACAGCAGCGCCGGATCGAAGGCGGCGAGCGCGCGGCCTTCCTTCAGCCGCTTCGGCCAATCGGGGTTCGACAGCGCGCCGCGTCCCAGTGCCACGAAGTCGGCGCCATCTGCGAGCGCCGCCTCGGCACGCAACGGGTCGTGCAAGCTTCCGTTGGCGACGATCGCAATCCCCGGCGCATGGCGGCGCGCGAGCTGCAGCAGGCTCGGCCCCGCGTCGCCGAAGGCCGGGCGCCAGGCCTCGAGCTCCGTGACGTGCAGGTAGTCGATGCCGCTTTGCGCCAGCGCCCCGAACACCCTCGCCGCACCGGCCTCGGCTTCCGGCCACTTGTGGCCGAAGTCGTTGACCTTGCCTTGCGAGATGCGCACGCCGACCGGCGCCGAGGCGCCCAGCATCTGCCGCACGGCGCGCACCACCTCGACGGTCAGTTGCGCGCGGTGTGCGAGGGTGCCGCCCCAGCGGTCGGTGCGCGCGTTGGTGTGGCCGGTCATGAACTGGTCGAGCAGGTAGCCGTTCGCGCCGTGGATCTCCACGCCGTCGAAGCCCGCCACTTCCATCGCCAGCAGCGCGGCGCGGGCGAAGCCGCGAATGGCTTCTGCGATGTCGGCGTCGGCCATCGCACGGGGCACCGGGTACTCGCCTTCGCCGCCGTAGGCCGTCATCTGCGTGCCCCGCGGACGGATCGACGACGGTCCCGCCGTGTGGTCGCGAAAGCGGTTGAACTGCGACAGCGCGCCCGCATGCATGAGCTGCGCGATCACGCGTCCGCCCGCGCCCTGGATCGCCTTCACCACCGGCTGCCACGCGCGGGCTTGTTCGCGATCGCTCAGGCCGGGCTGGCGGAAATAGCCTTGCGAATACGCCGCGTCGGTGTAGATGCCTTCGGTGATGAGGAGGCCGAAGCCGCCGCGCGCAAAGCGTTCGTAGTAGCGGGCCATCGTGCTGTTGGCGTGGCCTTCGGGCGAGGCGCTGACGCGCGTCATCGGCGCCACGGCGAGCCGGTTGGGCAACTGCAGGCCGTTCAAATTCGTCGGCGTGAACAGCGGCGTGTTCATCGGGCGTCTCCGGGCGCGACGGCGATGGCCTCGATTTCGATCATCGCGTCGGGCGAGTACAGGCCCGAGACCTCGACGATGGTGTCGGCCGGGTAGGGCGCCGAGAACCACTTGCGGCGCAGTTCGACGATCTTCGGGAAATGCGACATGGAGGTCAGGAAGATCGTCACCTTGACCACGCTGCCCAGGCCCGTGCCGGCAGCCCGCAGCACGCGGTCGAGATTCTTGAAAGCCTGCTCGGCCTGGCGGTCGAAGTCGCCCTTGCCGACGATCTCGCCGTCGTCGCCGATGGCGGCCTGGCCCGACACGAAGACGAGGTTGCCAAGCTGGATCGCCTGCGACAGCAGGAAGGGTGCGTAGGGGTCAGGTTGCGTGTGGATTTGCTTGGGTTGCAGTTGCATGACGGGTGCCTTTGATGGTGAATTTCAGATCAGCCGTGGAAGTGATTTATTCCTGCGACGACTTGAATTTAGGGATGAAGGTGGCGCTCGACAAAGGCTGATTTTTCAGCCGACAGATGAGTTGAGCTAATCTGTGTGCATGCGAAGACTTCCTCCCCTGGGCGCATTGCGCGTGTTCGAGGCCGCGGCGCGTCGGCTGAGCTTCAAGGCGGCGGCCGACGAGCTGCACGTCACGCCGACCGCCGTCAGCCACCAGATCAAACAGCTCGAAGAAACGCTCGACGTGCGCCTGTTCGAACGCGGCACGCGGCAGGTGCACCTGACGGCCGCCGGCCACCAGCTGTTCCCTGCGCTGCGCGACGGGTTCGACAGCTTCGAGCGCGCCGTCGACGGCGTGCGCCGCCTGAAGGGCACGCGCATCGCCACGCTGTCGTCCACGGTCGGTTTCATGGCCCGGCGGCTGGCGCCGCGCGCGGGCACCTTCCGCGACCTGCATCCCGAGTGGACGCTGCGGCTGGACGCCACCAACCAGGTCGTCGACCTCGACACCGAGGCCGATGCAGCCATCCGCTACGGCAACGGCCGCTACGCCGACCTCGTCGTCGAGCCGCTGTTCCAGGACCACTACGCGCCGGTCTGCAGTCCCGCGCTGGCGGTCGCGGCGAAGAAAGACCTGCGCGCCGTCTCGCTGATCCATTTCGAATGGGGACGCGCGGGGCGCGACGAAACGCTGGCGCCGGTGTGGCGCACCTGGCTCGCGCGCGCGGGCCGCACCGATGTCGACGCGCAGGCCGGCCTGTCGTTCACCGAAGAGATTCACGCGGTGCAGGCCACGGTCGCGGGGCAGGGCGTCGGCCTGCTGAGCCTGGCGCTGGTGGCCGACGAGCTCGCGTCGGGCCTGCTGGTGCAGCCCTTCGCGCTGTCGGTCGAAAGCTACCGCTACGACCTCGTGTACAGCCCGCGCGCCGCGAGCCGGCCCGCGACGATGGTGCTGCGCGACTGGGTGCACCGCGAGTTCGGCGCCGCGCCGGTCCCGCAAGCGACAGTGCCCGCGCTACAGCCCGGAAAGAAGGCATAGTGGCAGGCATGACTGCCCAGACCCTGTACGCGCAGAAGCGCGTCTTAGCCGCCGATGCCGTGCGCCAGGTGCGCAACGGCGACATGATCATCGTGCCCACGGGCGTCGGCGAGCCGCCGTCGCTGCTCACGGCGCTGTCCGAGCAGCGCCGCGACTTCCGCGACGTGAAGGTCGCGCAGATTCTTGCGATGCGCAAGTACGCTTACATCGACCCCGAGACGGTCGAGCACGTGCGCCACGTGGCGCTGTTCTTCGGGGGCGCCACGCGCGCCGGCGGGCAGGCCGGCTGGATCGACTTCATTCCCAACTACTTCTCCGAGATTCCCGCGCAGATCGAGCGCGGGCAGATCGCGGCCGACGTGGTGTTCAGCATGGCGTCGCCCATGGACGCACACGGCTACTTCGCGCTGAGCCTGGGCCCCGACTACACGATGGCCGCGGTGGCGAAAGCCCGCGCGGTCGTGCTCGAGGTGAACCCCAACGTGCCCTACGCGCATGGCAACTGCCACGTGCACATCTCGCAGGTGGCGGCGCTCGTCGAGAGCAGCGAGCCGGTGATGGAAGTCGGCCTGCCCAAGATCGGCCCGGTGCAGGAAGCCATCGGCAGGCACGTGGCCGACCTGATCGACGACGGCGCGACCCTGCAGATCGGCTACGGCGGCATTCCCGACGCGGTGGTGATGCAGCTCACGGGCAAGCGCGACCTGGGCATCCACACCGAGATGATCGGCGACGGCATCCTCACGCTGGTCGAAAGCGGTGCGGTCACCAACCGCCGCAAGAATTACCTGCCGGGCAAGTCGGTCGCGACCTTCGCGCTGGGCTCCAGCAAGCTGTACCGCTTCATGGACCGCAACCCGGGGCTGGAGATGCATCCGGTCA
This window harbors:
- a CDS encoding LysR substrate-binding domain-containing protein, whose protein sequence is MRKDIPNLGALQAFEASARLGSFTRAATELALTQSAVGRQVAMLEQRLGVPLFSRVRKRLTLTDVGREYAARIRRHLDQIRRDTLEISAGHEMGFVLELAVVPTFATQWLIPRLPDFSRLHPNITVNLSARSQPFSFQEHAYDAAIYFGDQFWPNTRGGLIFSEGEMVPICSPAFRDAHAQWDEAGFERCRHVHLSTRAHAWRDWYAQQEWEYTVHASRGPRYELFTMVVAAAAAGMGVGLAPRILVEQELRTGELVIPVDRHLDVHQGYYFAYPEGRPASGALEQFKQWVLGLTPA
- a CDS encoding NAD(P)/FAD-dependent oxidoreductase, yielding MRRVAIIGGGAIGSAIAYFLGADPAGEAFDITVVERDFSYRQASSALSASSIRQQFSTAINIEMSLYGIDFFRTLGDTLRVSDGDAPDIGLVEPGYLYLASAAGVDVLRENHAMQKAHAVDVALMTPDELKARFPWLSTEGIALASLGLSGEGWYDGYSLLQAFRKKAASQGARYVQAHAMGLCRKGRSVTGVQLDHGETIDADIVVNAAGAWAAKVAEWAGIDLPVRGRRRSVFSFSCPETLPGCPLVIDTSGIWLRPEGRQFICGYAPPEDQDPDDAPLEVDHEAFDSFIWPALAERIPAFEAVRMTGAWAGYYEMNLFDHNAILGLHPDCDNLYFANGFSGHGLQQCPAAGRGIAELIRFGGYRSLDLSPLSFARILENRPLREKNII
- a CDS encoding NADH:flavin oxidoreductase, with translation MNTPLFTPTNLNGLQLPNRLAVAPMTRVSASPEGHANSTMARYYERFARGGFGLLITEGIYTDAAYSQGYFRQPGLSDREQARAWQPVVKAIQGAGGRVIAQLMHAGALSQFNRFRDHTAGPSSIRPRGTQMTAYGGEGEYPVPRAMADADIAEAIRGFARAALLAMEVAGFDGVEIHGANGYLLDQFMTGHTNARTDRWGGTLAHRAQLTVEVVRAVRQMLGASAPVGVRISQGKVNDFGHKWPEAEAGAARVFGALAQSGIDYLHVTELEAWRPAFGDAGPSLLQLARRHAPGIAIVANGSLHDPLRAEAALADGADFVALGRGALSNPDWPKRLKEGRALAAFDPALLSPVGDIKPVEQQR
- a CDS encoding RidA family protein gives rise to the protein MQLQPKQIHTQPDPYAPFLLSQAIQLGNLVFVSGQAAIGDDGEIVGKGDFDRQAEQAFKNLDRVLRAAGTGLGSVVKVTIFLTSMSHFPKIVELRRKWFSAPYPADTIVEVSGLYSPDAMIEIEAIAVAPGDAR
- a CDS encoding LysR substrate-binding domain-containing protein, with the translated sequence MRRLPPLGALRVFEAAARRLSFKAAADELHVTPTAVSHQIKQLEETLDVRLFERGTRQVHLTAAGHQLFPALRDGFDSFERAVDGVRRLKGTRIATLSSTVGFMARRLAPRAGTFRDLHPEWTLRLDATNQVVDLDTEADAAIRYGNGRYADLVVEPLFQDHYAPVCSPALAVAAKKDLRAVSLIHFEWGRAGRDETLAPVWRTWLARAGRTDVDAQAGLSFTEEIHAVQATVAGQGVGLLSLALVADELASGLLVQPFALSVESYRYDLVYSPRAASRPATMVLRDWVHREFGAAPVPQATVPALQPGKKA
- a CDS encoding acetyl-CoA hydrolase/transferase family protein, encoding MTAQTLYAQKRVLAADAVRQVRNGDMIIVPTGVGEPPSLLTALSEQRRDFRDVKVAQILAMRKYAYIDPETVEHVRHVALFFGGATRAGGQAGWIDFIPNYFSEIPAQIERGQIAADVVFSMASPMDAHGYFALSLGPDYTMAAVAKARAVVLEVNPNVPYAHGNCHVHISQVAALVESSEPVMEVGLPKIGPVQEAIGRHVADLIDDGATLQIGYGGIPDAVVMQLTGKRDLGIHTEMIGDGILTLVESGAVTNRRKNYLPGKSVATFALGSSKLYRFMDRNPGLEMHPVNFTNDPALAGLNDNLIAINATMQIDLLGQCGSESLGHAPYSGTGGQSDFVRAANRSRGGKAFIVLPSTAKDDTISRIVLSLSPGTHVSTSKNDINYVVTEYGVAQLRGKSAKQRAQELIVIAHPNFRAELTEQAKQARLL